A single Endozoicomonas sp. NE40 DNA region contains:
- the putP gene encoding sodium/proline symporter PutP — protein sequence MTDNNLILLTFLVYFGLMLLVGLFAWRRTLSSSDYFLGGRSLGPWSAALSAGASDMSGWLLLGLPGYAFAAGLEAFWLAAGLLGGTWLNWLIVSRRLRTYSALADDALTLPEFLANRFEDRKGLLQPVSAIFILIFFLFYTSSGLVAGGKLFESVFGIDYHWAVIIGMVSVISYTLYGGFLAVCWTDLIQGLLMAAALLVVPVAALEASGGADTVFQELQRINPELLSVLTTVEGETLSVITVLSLLGWGLGYFGQPHIMARFKAIQSEGQLVLARRIAVSWTGICMLGALLVGLAGAVYTQRTGISLDDPEAIFMLMVNTLFHPVIAGILLAAILAAIMSTADSQLLVCSTAFAEDFYRDIFRRNAPQEEVLLVGRIAVVGIAVIATWLALNPDHSVLGMVSYAWAGFGAAFGPVLILSLYWRRMNGIGALAGIVAGGLTVVWWKQQQGGWYDLYEIIPGIIAATLAVMVFSYLGRRPSKTMETLFDKVNGRVEQLSHYDDEEPSVS from the coding sequence ATGACTGATAATAACCTGATTCTGTTAACCTTCCTGGTTTACTTTGGATTGATGCTGCTTGTCGGCCTGTTTGCCTGGCGTCGGACTCTGAGTTCTTCCGATTATTTTCTTGGCGGGCGTTCCCTTGGGCCATGGTCAGCGGCGTTAAGTGCCGGGGCGTCTGATATGAGTGGCTGGTTACTGCTGGGACTGCCTGGTTACGCCTTTGCAGCTGGCCTTGAGGCGTTCTGGCTGGCGGCCGGTTTACTGGGAGGCACCTGGCTGAACTGGTTGATTGTGTCGCGCCGTCTGAGAACCTACAGCGCTCTGGCTGATGACGCTTTAACGTTACCTGAGTTTCTTGCCAATCGTTTTGAAGACAGAAAAGGATTGTTGCAACCTGTCTCGGCGATTTTTATTTTGATCTTCTTCCTTTTTTATACCAGCTCTGGCCTGGTGGCCGGCGGCAAACTGTTTGAATCGGTGTTTGGCATTGATTATCACTGGGCAGTCATTATTGGCATGGTCAGCGTGATTTCCTACACGCTGTATGGTGGTTTTCTGGCTGTCTGCTGGACGGATTTAATTCAGGGACTATTAATGGCTGCCGCCCTGCTGGTGGTACCGGTTGCTGCCCTTGAAGCCAGTGGCGGGGCTGATACGGTTTTTCAGGAGTTGCAGCGGATCAACCCCGAACTGTTAAGTGTGTTAACCACTGTCGAAGGCGAAACGTTGTCCGTGATAACGGTGTTATCCCTGTTAGGCTGGGGACTTGGGTATTTTGGCCAGCCCCACATCATGGCTCGCTTTAAAGCGATTCAGTCTGAAGGACAGCTGGTGCTGGCTCGCAGAATAGCCGTGAGCTGGACGGGCATCTGCATGTTGGGTGCTTTGCTGGTAGGCCTCGCGGGTGCGGTTTACACACAGAGAACTGGGATTAGCCTTGATGACCCCGAAGCAATTTTTATGTTGATGGTGAATACACTGTTCCATCCGGTGATTGCCGGTATTCTTCTGGCCGCTATTCTGGCTGCCATCATGAGTACTGCGGACTCGCAGTTACTGGTTTGTTCAACGGCTTTTGCAGAAGACTTTTACCGGGATATTTTCCGCCGCAACGCCCCTCAGGAAGAAGTGCTTCTGGTTGGACGTATCGCCGTGGTGGGGATTGCTGTGATTGCCACCTGGCTGGCGCTTAATCCTGACCATTCGGTGCTGGGTATGGTGTCCTACGCCTGGGCAGGCTTTGGTGCAGCCTTTGGTCCGGTGCTGATACTGTCGCTGTATTGGCGACGGATGAACGGCATAGGGGCATTAGCGGGTATTGTGGCTGGTGGCCTGACCGTCGTGTGGTGGAAGCAGCAGCAGGGTGGCTGGTATGACCTCTATGAAATTATCCCGGGAATTATTGCTGCAACTCTGGCTGTGATGGTGTTCAGCTACCTGGGCAGAAGGCCATCGAAAACCATGGAAACCCTGTTTGATAAAGTTAATGGCCGGGTCGAACAGCTTTCACATTATGATGATGAGGAACCTTCGGTTTCCTGA
- a CDS encoding NAD(P)/FAD-dependent oxidoreductase, which yields MKLVVVGNGMGSVRLLEHLAEGGHDHEIVVLSEESNPGYNRIQLSRLLAGSIGREAIELHSEGWYQEHGISLLSGSGYRVTDIDRELKQVETADGTRHSYDKLILATGSLSVSIPVNGSDLKGILFFRQLEDVDTMLEASRQPDASAVVIGGGLLGLECASGLVKRGMSVTVVDNSATLLGRQLDGTAGNMLRRELESRGIAFRCSARLQQFTGGRDADSKGVVRQVEIINEYDQPECLDASLVVVAAGVRPNITLMQAAGLACDRGVLVNEWMQTSDPEILAFGECVQLRNSLFGLVAPVYEQAYVVSEQLLGRQSREFVPVPIPTSLKVDGIDLFSCGEFVAAEGDEELLVDARQYGVYRKIVIRDNRIKGVLLYGDVSDGLWYQTLMTRADDVSLFRQCLIFGQRFLPAA from the coding sequence ATGAAGCTGGTGGTGGTTGGCAATGGTATGGGCTCCGTTCGTCTGCTGGAGCATCTGGCAGAGGGGGGGCATGACCATGAAATAGTCGTGCTGTCAGAAGAATCCAATCCGGGATATAACCGTATCCAGTTGTCCAGACTGTTGGCAGGCAGTATCGGGCGGGAGGCGATAGAGCTGCACTCCGAAGGCTGGTATCAGGAACACGGCATCAGTCTTCTGTCCGGCAGTGGTTACAGGGTGACAGACATTGACAGGGAGCTGAAGCAGGTTGAAACCGCTGACGGCACACGACACTCCTACGATAAGTTGATTCTGGCAACCGGCTCCCTGTCAGTCTCTATTCCCGTTAACGGCTCAGACCTGAAAGGTATCCTGTTTTTCCGGCAGCTCGAAGATGTTGACACTATGCTGGAAGCCAGCAGGCAGCCAGACGCCAGTGCTGTGGTGATTGGCGGTGGCCTGTTAGGGCTGGAGTGTGCCAGTGGTCTGGTAAAACGTGGTATGAGTGTGACGGTGGTGGATAACAGCGCGACACTTCTTGGGCGACAGCTGGACGGTACTGCTGGCAACATGCTTAGACGGGAACTGGAGAGCCGGGGTATCGCCTTTCGCTGTAGCGCACGACTGCAACAGTTTACGGGTGGCAGGGACGCAGATAGCAAAGGAGTTGTCCGGCAGGTTGAAATCATCAATGAGTATGATCAGCCGGAATGTCTGGACGCTTCTCTGGTAGTAGTGGCAGCCGGTGTCAGACCGAATATTACTCTTATGCAAGCAGCAGGGCTGGCGTGTGACAGGGGGGTACTGGTCAATGAATGGATGCAGACTTCCGACCCGGAGATTCTGGCTTTTGGTGAGTGCGTACAGTTACGGAACTCGTTATTCGGGCTGGTGGCTCCAGTATATGAGCAGGCGTATGTGGTCAGTGAGCAACTGCTTGGCAGACAGTCCAGGGAGTTTGTACCTGTCCCTATTCCGACGAGTTTGAAGGTAGATGGCATCGACCTGTTTTCCTGTGGCGAATTTGTTGCTGCGGAAGGTGATGAGGAACTGCTGGTGGACGCTCGGCAGTACGGTGTCTACCGGAAAATAGTCATTCGGGACAACCGCATAAAAGGTGTGCTGCTGTATGGAGATGTCAGTGACGGGTTGTGGTATCAGACTTTGATGACC
- the nirD gene encoding nitrite reductase small subunit NirD, with protein MSNVWKKVCSVHEIRDGLGACALVDNRQVALFLVNGQMFAVSNLDPFSGCNVISRGITGDLEGRIVVASPVYKQHFDLETGICLEDESVCLESYPVEVVDGRVMVMMPAIDWVA; from the coding sequence ATGAGTAATGTATGGAAAAAAGTCTGTTCAGTTCATGAGATCAGAGACGGACTGGGGGCGTGTGCTCTGGTCGATAATCGTCAGGTTGCGCTGTTTCTGGTGAATGGTCAGATGTTTGCTGTCAGCAACCTTGATCCATTTAGTGGCTGCAATGTGATATCCCGGGGAATTACCGGCGATTTGGAGGGGCGTATTGTGGTCGCGTCGCCTGTTTATAAACAGCATTTTGATCTTGAGACCGGCATTTGCCTTGAGGATGAAAGCGTTTGTCTGGAATCTTATCCCGTTGAAGTGGTTGATGGTCGGGTGATGGTTATGATGCCAGCCATTGATTGGGTGGCATGA
- the nirB gene encoding nitrite reductase large subunit NirB, producing the protein MSNKETLVVVGNGMVGHRFLEQLVEAGGLNQFEVIVFGEESRPAYDRVHLSEYFSGRSAEELSMVSDGFYQQPGLRLILNDRVEVIDRASGKVMTSGGVEQPYDHLVLATGSYPFVPPVSGHDRPNCFVYRTIDDLDAIKSAAESCRSGTVVGGGLLGLEAAKALKDLSLETHVVEFASGLMAAQVDEGGGAMLQHKIEALGVTVHTGKNTRQIVEGDKAVHQMQFADGEHLNTDLILFSAGIRPRDELARQCGLNIGERGGIVINNECRTSDSRIFAIGECALWNNRIYGLVAPGYQMGQVVVDQLLHDGMALFQGADMSTRLKLMGVEVASIGDAHARTPGALSYRFIDEEKEVYKKLVVSGNKKKVLGAVLVGDAQEYGTLLQMVLNDIRPPDNPAELILPPVEGQSSAGVGVAVLPESAQICSCFNVSKGELVEAITAGCQDLATLKAETSAGTGCGGCAQLVKQVLDHELLQLGVEVKKDLCEHIPYSRQELYHLVRVGQLKTFAEVIEKHGTGLGCDICKPTVGSIIASCWNDYILRDEHAPLQDTNDYFLGNMQKDGTYSVVPRIPGGEITPEKLLVIGEVGRDFNLYTKITGGQRIDLFGAQLHQLPAIWKRLVDAGFETGHAYGKSLRTVKSCVGSTWCRYGVLDSVGMAIRVENRYRGVRSPHKIKMAVSGCTRECAEAQSKDVGVIATEQGWNLYVAGNGGMKPRHADLFATGLDDSTLIQYIDRFLMFYIRTADRLQRTSVWLGNLEGGLDYLREVIIDDSLGIAEELENEMAHLIGTYQCEWKTTLDDSEKLKRFSHFMNSDQPDSHVVFVREREQIRPATQVEKVRLIGNQ; encoded by the coding sequence ATGAGTAACAAGGAAACGCTGGTGGTTGTCGGCAATGGCATGGTCGGCCATCGCTTTCTGGAACAGCTGGTTGAAGCCGGTGGTCTGAATCAGTTTGAAGTCATTGTCTTTGGTGAAGAGAGTCGGCCTGCATACGACAGAGTTCATTTATCAGAGTACTTTTCCGGACGTTCTGCTGAAGAGCTGTCCATGGTGTCTGATGGCTTTTATCAGCAACCGGGGCTCAGGCTGATTCTGAATGACCGGGTAGAAGTCATTGATCGCGCATCTGGAAAAGTGATGACCAGCGGCGGAGTTGAGCAGCCTTATGATCATTTGGTGCTGGCTACCGGTTCTTATCCGTTTGTTCCTCCTGTCAGTGGGCATGACAGACCTAACTGCTTTGTTTATCGAACCATTGATGATCTTGATGCCATAAAGTCTGCCGCTGAATCCTGCCGGTCCGGTACGGTGGTCGGTGGTGGTTTGCTGGGTCTTGAAGCCGCTAAAGCATTAAAAGACCTGAGTCTGGAAACACATGTCGTCGAATTTGCATCAGGGCTTATGGCTGCGCAGGTGGATGAGGGCGGTGGTGCCATGCTGCAGCACAAGATTGAAGCGCTGGGAGTAACGGTTCATACCGGCAAAAACACCCGGCAGATTGTTGAGGGTGATAAGGCCGTACACCAGATGCAGTTTGCCGATGGCGAACACCTGAACACTGACCTGATTCTTTTTTCAGCGGGCATTCGCCCCAGGGATGAACTGGCAAGGCAGTGCGGTCTGAACATCGGTGAAAGAGGCGGCATTGTAATTAACAACGAGTGCCGTACATCCGATTCGCGCATCTTTGCCATTGGTGAGTGTGCGCTCTGGAATAACCGGATTTATGGTCTGGTCGCACCGGGGTATCAAATGGGACAGGTGGTTGTTGACCAACTGTTGCACGACGGGATGGCTCTGTTTCAGGGAGCCGATATGAGCACCCGACTGAAGTTGATGGGGGTGGAGGTCGCAAGTATTGGCGATGCTCATGCCCGGACGCCTGGCGCACTGAGTTACCGGTTTATTGATGAAGAGAAAGAAGTTTATAAAAAGCTGGTGGTATCGGGTAACAAGAAAAAGGTTCTGGGCGCGGTACTGGTGGGAGACGCTCAGGAGTACGGCACACTTCTGCAGATGGTATTGAATGACATACGTCCTCCAGATAATCCGGCAGAGCTGATCCTGCCCCCGGTTGAGGGTCAGTCTTCAGCAGGTGTCGGGGTGGCGGTACTGCCGGAGTCTGCCCAGATCTGTTCCTGTTTCAATGTCAGTAAAGGCGAACTGGTGGAGGCCATTACAGCAGGGTGTCAGGATCTGGCTACTCTCAAGGCAGAAACGTCGGCGGGTACCGGCTGTGGTGGTTGCGCACAGCTGGTGAAACAGGTGCTGGATCATGAGTTGTTGCAGCTGGGGGTCGAAGTTAAGAAGGATTTGTGTGAGCACATTCCTTATTCCCGGCAGGAGCTTTATCACCTGGTGCGGGTGGGGCAGTTAAAAACCTTTGCAGAGGTGATTGAAAAACATGGAACCGGGCTCGGTTGTGATATCTGCAAGCCAACAGTTGGGTCAATTATTGCCTCCTGCTGGAACGATTATATTCTTCGGGACGAACATGCGCCTCTGCAGGATACGAACGATTATTTCCTCGGCAATATGCAGAAAGATGGCACTTATTCCGTGGTGCCAAGGATTCCCGGTGGGGAGATTACACCGGAAAAACTGCTGGTGATTGGTGAAGTAGGGCGGGACTTTAACCTCTACACCAAAATCACTGGCGGGCAGCGTATTGATCTGTTTGGTGCTCAGCTGCATCAACTACCCGCTATCTGGAAACGGCTGGTCGATGCTGGTTTTGAGACCGGTCATGCCTATGGCAAATCTCTGCGAACGGTTAAGTCCTGTGTCGGCAGTACCTGGTGTCGTTATGGTGTGCTGGACAGTGTTGGGATGGCAATCCGGGTGGAGAACCGTTATCGCGGAGTCCGGTCTCCACATAAAATAAAAATGGCGGTTTCCGGTTGTACCCGCGAATGTGCCGAGGCTCAGAGCAAGGATGTTGGTGTCATTGCAACGGAACAGGGCTGGAACCTCTATGTTGCAGGTAATGGGGGCATGAAACCAAGGCATGCCGATCTGTTTGCCACCGGCCTGGACGACAGCACCCTGATACAGTACATCGATCGCTTCCTGATGTTTTATATCCGAACCGCAGATCGTCTGCAGAGAACTTCGGTCTGGCTCGGCAATCTGGAAGGTGGCCTTGATTACCTCAGGGAAGTCATTATCGACGACAGCCTTGGAATTGCAGAAGAGCTTGAAAATGAGATGGCGCACCTGATCGGCACTTACCAGTGTGAATGGAAAACGACACTGGATGATTCCGAAAAACTCAAACGTTTCAGTCATTTTATGAACAGTGATCAGCCTGACAGTCATGTCGTTTTTGTCAGGGAGCGTGAGCAGATTCGGCCTGCTACTCAGGTTGAAAAGGTCAGACTTATAGGAAACCAGTGA